From a region of the Sandaracinaceae bacterium genome:
- a CDS encoding MBL fold metallo-hydrolase, which translates to MNSLRDVGVRLHSRYIFNCYVIEDGGAGAPCVVDAGIPMNAVSALATLQQLGAGSNVILTATHGHSDHVAGIPQLHTATGGRILLPAKVEDYVRGERPRSFGLRAMLTIVPVLRDTPMDWPAVREALSTAKDAGFGLAGFRFDPPIHGYLRDRERLAGAPDWEVLATPGHTDCSTCLWNAKTRTLLTGDTVLSIHGRAWFNPEYVDAEASARTEAMLRRLPVEHLLPGHGHPVSGPRIMAEALSHRERPRGWSPLTCRARPPKPAR; encoded by the coding sequence ATGAACAGCCTCCGTGACGTCGGTGTGCGCCTCCACTCGCGCTACATCTTCAACTGCTACGTCATCGAGGACGGTGGCGCGGGGGCGCCCTGCGTGGTGGACGCCGGCATTCCCATGAACGCCGTGTCGGCGCTGGCCACGCTGCAACAGCTTGGTGCAGGGTCGAACGTGATCCTGACGGCCACCCACGGGCACAGCGACCACGTGGCCGGCATCCCGCAGCTCCACACCGCCACCGGGGGGCGCATCCTGCTGCCCGCGAAGGTGGAAGACTACGTGCGCGGTGAGCGGCCACGCAGCTTCGGGCTGCGCGCCATGCTCACCATCGTGCCTGTGCTGCGTGACACGCCCATGGACTGGCCGGCGGTGCGCGAGGCGCTCAGCACGGCGAAGGACGCGGGCTTCGGGCTGGCGGGCTTTCGCTTCGACCCGCCCATCCACGGCTACCTGCGCGACCGGGAGCGGCTGGCGGGAGCGCCCGACTGGGAGGTGCTGGCCACGCCGGGCCACACGGACTGCTCCACGTGCTTGTGGAACGCCAAGACGCGGACGCTGCTCACGGGGGACACGGTGCTGTCCATCCACGGGCGCGCGTGGTTCAACCCCGAGTACGTGGACGCCGAGGCGTCTGCGCGCACCGAGGCCATGCTGCGGCGCCTGCCCGTGGAGCACCTGCTGCCGGGCCACGGGCACCCGGTGTCGGGGCCGCGCATCATGGCGGAGGCGTTGTCGCACCGCGAGCGTCCGCGGGGCTGGTCGCCGCTCACGTGCCGAGCGCGGCCGCCCAAGCCGGCTCGCTGA
- a CDS encoding Spx/MgsR family RNA polymerase-binding regulatory protein: MTRATPAAATVYHHPTCSTCKRALAWLQQQRVAVTPVPIAEAPPTADQLEAAITRSGLPAKRFFNTSGQSYRGGGWSAKVDQLSLREAAEALAADGMLIKRPLLLRGDVVLVGFSEPAWAAALGT; encoded by the coding sequence ATGACGCGCGCAACGCCGGCGGCTGCCACCGTCTACCACCACCCCACCTGCTCCACCTGCAAGAGGGCGCTCGCGTGGCTTCAGCAGCAGCGGGTGGCGGTCACGCCGGTGCCCATCGCCGAGGCGCCGCCCACCGCCGACCAGCTCGAGGCCGCCATCACGCGCTCGGGGCTGCCCGCGAAGCGCTTCTTCAACACCAGCGGCCAGTCGTACCGCGGCGGTGGTTGGTCCGCGAAGGTGGACCAGCTCTCGCTGCGCGAGGCGGCCGAGGCGCTGGCGGCGGACGGCATGCTCATCAAGCGCCCGCTGCTGCTGCGTGGCGACGTGGTGCTGGTGGGCTTCAGCGAGCCGGCTTGGGCGGCCGCGCTCGGCACGTGA
- the gspN gene encoding type II secretion system protein GspN, whose protein sequence is MGRKVLRFMGYSTFFWTFFWLFAYLTFPYERVRDRIVQEVEFPKDARGNRRPSGYQLEIVDLQPSWFTGIEARGVRIIKPAEGEEPTVDVLLEEVNARVSLLSLLTGTVAVTFDARLAGGSMEGEFEYGDASSLRLNIVEPIMLQRVSIIRTFLGLPLAGRLSGDIDVSLPAEIREAAGHVNLVAEGLRIGDGQAKLRLPGMPNGITLERINAGRMTIQLDIAAGVATVRRLRSRGDDAELDGEGTINLMQPLRQSRLDLLVRLKILDAYRQQSDRARSMLALMDSIPTLARARTSDGALQYRLGGSMGGGIRSSAAGSTRMNITDDDEDGAASATPTRPAGGAPTATPAPAN, encoded by the coding sequence ATGGGACGCAAGGTCCTTCGCTTCATGGGCTACTCGACGTTCTTCTGGACGTTCTTCTGGCTCTTCGCCTACCTGACCTTCCCCTATGAACGCGTGCGTGACCGCATCGTGCAAGAGGTGGAGTTCCCGAAGGACGCGCGCGGCAACCGCCGTCCGAGCGGCTATCAGCTCGAGATCGTGGACCTCCAGCCCTCGTGGTTCACGGGCATCGAGGCCCGCGGCGTGCGCATCATCAAGCCCGCCGAGGGTGAGGAGCCCACGGTCGACGTGCTGCTCGAGGAGGTCAACGCGCGCGTGTCCCTGCTGTCGCTGCTGACGGGCACCGTGGCCGTGACGTTCGACGCACGCCTGGCCGGTGGGTCCATGGAGGGCGAATTCGAGTATGGCGACGCCAGCTCGCTGCGGCTGAACATCGTGGAGCCCATCATGCTCCAGCGCGTGTCCATCATCCGGACGTTCCTCGGGCTGCCGCTGGCCGGGCGCCTGTCGGGCGACATCGACGTGTCGTTGCCGGCCGAGATCCGTGAGGCCGCGGGGCACGTGAACCTGGTGGCCGAGGGGCTCCGCATCGGCGACGGGCAGGCCAAGCTGCGCCTCCCGGGCATGCCGAACGGCATCACACTCGAGCGCATCAACGCCGGGCGCATGACCATCCAGCTGGACATCGCGGCCGGCGTGGCCACGGTGCGCCGCCTGCGCTCGCGTGGTGACGACGCCGAGCTCGACGGCGAAGGCACCATCAACCTGATGCAGCCGCTGCGGCAGTCGCGCCTCGACCTGTTGGTGCGGCTGAAGATCCTCGATGCCTATCGGCAGCAGTCGGACCGCGCCCGCTCCATGTTGGCGCTGATGGACTCCATCCCCACGCTGGCCCGCGCGCGCACGTCGGACGGTGCCCTGCAGTACCGGCTGGGCGGCTCGATGGGCGGCGGCATCCGCAGCAGCGCCGCGGGCAGCACGCGCATGAACATCACGGACGACGACGAGGACGGCGCCGCGTCGGCCACCCCCACGCGGCCCGCCGGCGGCGCGCCGACCGCCACCCCTGCCCCGGCCAACTGA
- a CDS encoding type II secretion system protein M → MALRDALKPARDAYDNLTERERRLVALLGVVFVMIVVLLPILFMSAEVSDMETENEELRAVMREIEQARPRLTRIAAENEATRERYANRAPALGGYVEQRAAAHGLSLREINDQPELALGNYMRRGVRVRMPDVAIDPVLEMLEEIDRSEHPVAVSRLQIDRYRDAGNFNVEVGVSAYDRQAPSAQGGNDAPAAGAP, encoded by the coding sequence GTGGCACTCCGTGATGCACTGAAGCCCGCGCGCGACGCGTACGACAACCTCACCGAGCGCGAGCGCCGTCTGGTGGCGCTCCTCGGCGTGGTGTTCGTCATGATCGTGGTGCTGCTGCCCATCCTGTTCATGTCGGCCGAGGTGTCGGACATGGAGACCGAGAACGAGGAGCTGCGCGCCGTGATGCGGGAGATCGAGCAAGCTCGCCCGCGGCTCACGCGCATCGCCGCCGAGAACGAAGCCACGCGTGAGCGCTACGCCAACCGCGCCCCTGCGCTCGGTGGCTACGTGGAGCAGCGCGCCGCCGCGCACGGCCTCAGCCTGCGCGAGATCAACGACCAGCCCGAGCTGGCGCTCGGCAACTACATGCGGCGTGGCGTGCGGGTGCGCATGCCCGACGTGGCCATCGACCCGGTGCTGGAGATGCTCGAGGAGATCGACCGCAGCGAGCACCCCGTGGCGGTGTCGCGCCTGCAAATCGACCGCTACCGCGACGCGGGGAACTTCAACGTGGAGGTCGGCGTGAGCGCCTACGACCGGCAGGCGCCGAGCGCGCAGGGCGGCAACGACGCGCCCGCTGCAGGGGCGCCGTGA